DNA from Methanomassiliicoccales archaeon:
TTTGGCCTCCTGCCCCGCCTTGAGCAGGTCCACCTCCACCATTCCCTTGACATCCACGTCGCCGAAGATGAAGGCGCGCACAATTCTGGCGTCATAGTCCGCAACGTTCTTCAGATGCACCACCACGTCCATCCGGCCGCCTTCCTTGGCCTCACCTACGAACTCCAGTTCGGCCGTAATGTCCGGATAGGTGGCGCGAACCTCCTTTCTGGAGATGTCGCAGGCTCTCTTCAAATGGGACATGGGGTTCTTCCCCTGCTTGATGAGCGCCAACGCCTCGGCGTAGGCTTTCTCCGTCTCCCCCAGCTCGATACGGTAGCTATTGGCCTTCTCCAGCATGTTGGTGAGCTGCTTCTGCAGCTGTTCCGCCGTCTCCGCGCCCTTCCTCCCGATGGCGTTCACCGCGGTCTCCAACGAATTGAACGCCTCCCACAGGTCGCCCCGATCGGACTGGGACTCCGAATCGGACCATATCTCCCAGGCGCGTCCCGTCTCCTTATCGGCGCGTGATGATTTCTCTATCGTCCGCCGAGCCTTCTCCCTCTGCTCGTGGAAGATGTCCTTCATTCCCGCCCGTACCCTTTCCACGTTCCTCTCCAGCGTGTTCAGGTCCCGGGGGGTGATGTGGTCGACGGCCGCCTTCTCGATCTCCGAGATCTCGGTGCCGAACTTCTTCTGCAGCTTCATCCGTTTTATCAGATCGTGCAGCGGGTTGAACTCCCACAGCAGCTCGTTCGTCCTCGTCGTCAGGAAATCGCTCAGGGCGTTCCTCGCCCGCCGCAGGTACAGCGAGGCGGACTCGAACTGCATTATCTTCAGAGAGGACCAGCATTGGTCCAGCAGCTCCTCCATGTTATCTTTGCGGGGGTCGAGCACCTCCAGCGAATTGACCATCTCCCGCAGGGCGTTGTAGTCCATGAGGCGGGAATCGTACATCTCCGTCAGCGATTTCAATTCGTCCCGAGCGATGTTGACGCCGCCCAGCGCCTGTACGAAGCGGCCACGTGCCATGAGCGCACGCGTCTTCTCCAACGCTTTCATCGAAGATTCCAGGCGCAGTCCTGCGGCAGCCTCCTCCTTCAATCGGGCCTCGAACTTGCGCAGCTCCTCCTCCGCCGTGCTCTTGTCCTGCAATACCCGTTCCAGCTCTTCGCGGAAGGAACGGGCTAACAGGTGAGCGTGGCGGTAGCGGTGCTTTGCCAGGGCCTCGTCGATATCATCGCTGAGCTTCCTGGCCGTCCGCAGGTCCTCCCAGTTCATCCTCTCCGTCGTCAGGCCGCCGGCGAAGTTCATGAGGGACAGTATCCTTTCCTTGGCCAGCGACAGGGAGCGGTCCATGGCCTTTGTGGCCAGGTCGGCCGCCACGGGAGCGCTGCCTGTACGTTTCAAGGCCCGCGCCTGTTCCAGGAGCACCAATACCTCCTTGGTGTCCAGCTTCATGTCCTTCAGCTGCTCCACGGCATCCTCCACCTGCGCCAGTATGTCGTTCAGGCGGCGGTCCGCCTGAACGCTCTGGTCCAGCTCCACGCGTATCAGTTCGATGGCGCGCATCGAGTCCAGCAGCTTTCTGTCGCTTAACGAATTGCGGCCCCGGGCCAGCAGCTGCTGCACGTGACCCATGGAAAGGCCGGAGGCACTGATCTTGTCGACCTCCTTCTGGCATACGTTCAGCTCTTTGTTCAGGGAGGCGGTGATCTCCCCCTCCCACTCCTCCTTCAATTTTGCTAACGAGCCCGTCGATTCGTCCAATCGGGAGGCGTCAAGTTCTTCGAACTGTTTCAGGCGGGCCTCGCTGTCCTTATATCCCAGCTTATCGCGGAGCTTGACCATCTCCTTCAGCTGTTTGATCTTCAGGCTGAGGATGAAAGGCGAGGCCTTCTCCCGCAGCGTCGCCTCGGCCTTGTCCAGTTCCTTCCCCGCTTCATCGTATTCGCCGGATCTAAGAAGCTCGCCGCTCTTGATCACCAGTTCTCTGACCTCGGGAATGTCCATGTTGGCCCGTTTGGTCTCCTCCAGCAGCTCCTCCTTTTCGTCCAGGCGCTCCCTCAGCGACTGGTACAGGGCGACGACCTCCTGTAGCGATCGGCGGGCGGACATGGTCAGCTCGAACGCGGATGACAGATCATCCCGGCGCAAGGATTGCGAACCCTGCTCGGTGAGGTGTTCCGCATGGCCGACCTCCACGCCGTTCTTCCGTGCCATGGAGATATGCTGCATCAGATCGGTCAGCTGTTTGTCCACCTCGGACGAGACGATGCTTCGACCGTAGGAGATGACCTCTTCGGCCAGGACCGAGGCCTCGTCCATCCTGCCCAACGCCTTCAGCTCCTCGGAGCGCTGCATCTTTTCCCGCAGGGTGACGCTTTCCGCGTCCAATTGCCCGGCCATGTCCATTAGCGCCTTGCCTTCGCGAATGGATTGGTCCAGGTTCTTGCGGCGCTCGGCGTTCATGGTCGTGACGACCTGGCGCGCCTGGTCATGAGCCTGCTGATACTCCTTCTTGAGCAGCCGTTCCTTGGCCTGTTTCAAGGATACCAGACCCCGCTCCGCTTCCGGGCGGTCGGCATAGTGCGACATCAGGTTCTCCGCCTGCCGCAGCTCCTCGGTCACCACCTCCAAGGTCTTCTCTTCAACTGACGATCCTATGGTCACTAGGCTGCCGTGCACCAGTTCGAAGTCCCCTTTCCTCACGCGGGCGGTGAGGCTTTCCAGCAGCGCGCTCTCCTCGGAAACGTCCGCCCCCAATCGCATGGAGGTCGCCAAACGCATCTCCAGGCGCATGATGTCGGTGGCGAAGTAGTTCTCCAGTTTCTGCTTGAAGGCCTGCTGCGCCTGTCGCAGTGAATCGATCGCGGTAACGAAATCCCCCTGAAGCGTCTGGCGCTTGGCCGCTCCCATCTCCTTCGACCCTTCGGTGCAGGGCAGCCCCAGGTCATCGCAGCGGGCTCGAAGCTCCTGCGTCTGTCTCAGTTCCTCCTCCACTTGGTCGTAACCGTTCAGTTTCTCCTCAACGATGGAGCGGGCCTCTTCCACCAGCGCCAAGGCGTCCTCGAAGAGGTCGGCCTTCAGGGCGACGCGGGATTCCTCCATCTTCTGCAGAGCGTCGCGCACGTCCTTCTTGACAATGTGCGCCAGCTTCAGCCGCGGCTGTATCGCGGTCATTTCATGGAGCAGAACGGCCTTCTCCGCCGAGCGGACCTTATCCCTGGCGCCGTCCAAAAGCTGGATGACATCGGAGTACTTCTCCTGCAGCTCCATATGCTGGACCTTCCCGGCGACGTCGCCCAGGTCGACACGTTGCCCGTGAGCGACCAGCTCTCCGGTGCGCTGCCGCAGGTCTGCCAATCGTTGAACGACAGCTCCGCCGAACTCCCCGGAGAACGATTCCTCGGCGTTGTCCAATGCCAGGAACGCGTCCTCCACCCGGGCGCCGACGATCGCTTCCCGGGCCTTTTCCATTAACGACCTGGCCGGAGCGGTATCGAAGTCGATACTCTTCTTCAACGAGAGCAGTTCGTCGATCTTCCCGGAGCGTTTCGTGAAACGCTCCATGGTCATGCTCTTGAGCACGCCCAGCAATGACTGGATGAGGTCCACGCTCTTGACAATGTCCCCCGATTCCAGTGCGTCACGACAAGAGCGCAGCATGGTCTTCTGCTTATCCACCTTGAGCTCCAGCCGTTCCGCGAAGAGCAGAGAGGACTGCGCCCGGCCGAAAGCCTCGGAGACCACCCGGTTGGCGTTCTGCTCTGCCATGTCCCAGGCTCCCTTACAAAGCTCGTACGTCCCATCACTGTCCGAGGAATCGATGGCCTTGGCAGCTTCCGATAACGATCTTGTCGTCTCCTCCTCCGCCTTTCCCAGAGTGGACACCCTCTCCATCAATGAGGACGCCTCCCGCAGGATCTCGCGCAACCGTTCCTTCCGGGAGCGATCGGCCGCGTCAATGCTCTTGACCGAGTAGGAAAGGGATTCCTTGTAATCCTTATCCGAATAGCTTTGAGAAGCTAGTGTTAAAAGTTTCCCCGTCTCCGCCGGCGAGGCGTCCATCTCCTTGAGCTTATCCAGTAATGCTGTGGCTTCCTGAATGCTCTTCTCCGCCGTCTCGCGTCCCCGCGCAGCTTCCTTGGCCTTCTGTTCCAACTGTTTGGCCAATTGCAGCTGCTTGACAAAATCACCGGACAACTGGTCCCATCCTCAATTTGGCAAAAGAAAGCAATTGCCAACCATTAAATGATTTCCTCCAATTTAACGTTTTAAGAGGTCAACGAAGGCCACCTTCTCTAGGATAAGCTCCTGAAGGAACCCCTCGCCCAATGTATGGACCTCGTTCTCGTCCAGACCGAAGGCCGCTCCTTTCTCCAAGGTGCAGTCCAGCAGAGAGTCGTCCCTTCGCAGTTCCAGCTTCTCCAGTACGTCGTCGATATCGGCGTCCGGCGGACCGAGCAGCACTAATGCCACCCTTTCCGTTCCCTGGTGCAGCCCCATCTTCTTCTTGGCCTTGGATATCTGGCGTTCCCCGGAGGCGTAGAGGATGACCTCCATGCCCAGGGTGTTGGAGGCGTTGCTCCCCCGGTCAAAAGCGCGTCTAGCGTGGATGACCGCCGAGATCAGGTGGTCGATCCCGCATACCCGATCGGCGTCCATGAGCACCACCTCCTCGCTGAGATCGGAAGCTCTCTTGAGAAGGGGATCGCATCCCCCCTTTTCCACCAAGGCCCCGGCGAACCCGCAAGACATGCCTGGTCATCTATGCCCAGGGATAAAAACGGTTGCCCCTCGTTTCGTAAGGAAAGGGCGTGGCGCTAAAAACTTTTAAACCCGTTCAGGCCATGAGGTCTTAACCCGATAGATCGGAGAGTGTGATCACATGGCCTTAGACCGCGTGGCTGTCAGAGCCCCTTCCACCATTGCAAACGTCGGACCGGGATTCGACGTCTTCGGCATCGCATTGAACGACCCATATGATGTAATCGAGGTGCGCAGGACCAGCGAACCGGGGGTGCACGTGGAGTCGATAACCGGGACGGGGTCCTACGCCGTCACCTTGGACAATACCAAGAACACCGCCGCCGTGGCGGCCTCCAAGGTGCTGAATATCGCAGAGGCGGACTTCGGCATACTCATGAAGATCAACAAGGGGATACGTCCCGCTTCTGGCATGGGTTCGTCCGGGGCATCCGCCGCCGGCGGCGCCTATGCCGCCAACATGCTGTTGGACGTACCTCTGGTAATGAACCGGCTGATATGCTGCGCCTCCTTCGGTGAGGAGGCGTCGTCCGGAAGCAGGCACGCCGACAACGCCGCCCCGGCGCTGATGGGCGGGTTCACCATCATCCGGTCCTACGAACCGATGGACGTCATCCGCATCGAGCCGCCCAAGAACCTGGGCATCGTGGCCTCCCTGCCGGAGTTCGCCGTTCCTACCCGCGAAGCGCGCATGAGGGTGCCGATCAATGTGCCGATGTCCGATGTCATTCACCAGGTAGGGCACGCCTCCACGTTGGTGGCCGGCATGGCCATGGGGGACCTGGACATGATAGCGCGCTCCATAAAGGACGTGATCGTCGAGCCGGCCCGGGCGCCGTTGGTGCCTTTCCTCAAAGAAGCGGAAAGGACCGCCGTCGAAGCGGGGGCGTTCGCCTCCTTCCTGGGAGGATCGGGACCGTGCATCGCCGCTTTCTACGACATGGAGAAGGCCGACGGGATGGAGATAGCCGACGCCATGCAGAGGTTCTACGAGGGACATGGGGTGGAATGCTTCTGCTGGGTGACCACCTGGGGCGAAGGATGCAGGCTGGTGGAATGATGAAATACACTGTCAAATGCTGGGAATGTGGGAAGGAGATCGAGAACCACTTTCTGGACGCCTGCCCTAGTTGCAACGGTTCTCTGACGATAGATATGGACCTTTCTCACTTGGAAGGTACCTCTCCCAGGGACCTGCGTTCACTACCGATAAGCGTCTGGCGCTATGCTAAGTTCATGCCCATAAGGTCGGAGCCCATCACCCTGCAGGAAGGGGGCACCCCGCTCTATGACTGCGAGAAGCTCGCCGAGGAGTACGGACTGAGGAAATTGCACGTCAAGTTCGAGGGCGCGAACCCCACTGGCTCGTTCAAAGACCGCGGTATGACCGTCGGAGTGACGCGCGCCTTGGAACTGGGATGCAAGGTCGTGGGATGCGCCTCGACCGGAAACACCTCCGCGTCGTTGGCCGCCTACGCCGCCAAGGCGGGACTGAAATGCGTGGTGCTGCTCCCCTCCGGAAAGGTGGCATTGGGTAAATTGGCGCAGGCGATGTTCTTCGGGGCCAAGGTCGTCACCGTGGACGGAAACTTCGATGACGCCCTGAGGGTGGTCAAGGAGCTAGCGCACTCGGGCGACCTGTACATGCTCAATTCCGTCAACCCCTTCCGCCCGGAAGGGCAGAAGAGCTTGGCCTTCGAGATCATCGATCAACTGGATTTCAAAATGCCCGACCGCATCGTTTACCCCGTAGGCAACGCCGCCAACATCTGGGCCGCCTACAAGGCGCTGAAGGAATGGCAGCAGCTCGGATGGATAGACGAGCTGCCGATGCTGACCGGGGTGCAGGCCGGAGGCTCCGCGCCTCTGGTCATGTCCTTCGCCCACGGTCAGGAGGATTTCAGACCGGTCAAGGACCCCGAGACCATCGCCACCGCTATTCGCATAGGCAATCCCGCCTCCGGCAGGAAGGCGCTGAAGGCGGTCTACGATACTGGCGGCGTCATGACCGCCGTTTCGGACCGGGAGATCATCGAGGCCCAGTTCCTACTGGGCAGGATGGAGGGAGTGGGCGTGGAGCCGGCTTCCGCAGCCTCCCTCGCCGGGGTGAAGAAATTGATGGACGAGGGAAAGATCAGCCGCAAGGAGAAGGTGGTCTGCGTCTGTACCGGCCACGTGCTCAAGGACCCCGATGCCGTCATCGCCAACTGCGGAAAGGTGCTGAAGGCGTCCGCCACCGCTGAGGACGTACGCAGGGTGATCAAGGGTTAGGTGCGTTACTCGATATCCGTTGTCCGTCATCCAGATATACGCTTCCGCATCTGGCAACATGACCTCTTCCGAGGGCCGAACGACCACATGAGACCCGGTCGTTCGTTCAATCTATATATGATCACTGGGCTATATTATCCACAAGCGATCTGAACAAGAAGGAACGTTCATGAGCTTGAGAGGCTTGATGGTCAAGTTCGGTACCATTGGTATCGTTCTAACGATGGTCCTGACACTGACCGTGCCGAACGGAAACGTTCTGGCTGATGAGATATGGACGATCGAGAATGTGGACATCAGCGGTTCGGCCGGGAACGGCATCTCACTTACCCTGGACCCTTCTGGAAACTCGCACATCAGTTACATCGACAATGCCACCGACCATCTCACATGGGCTTGGAATGGCGGTACTGGCTGGAACATCGCTACATTGGACCAAGCTATAGGCTCTACCTCGATGGCGTTCGATCCGAACGGTGCAGCGCACATCGCCTACTGCAACCTCGCCTACCAGCTCTATCTCAAGAGCTACAACCTTCAAGCCAATAAATGGCGGCCCAATCTGGCGGTAGACACCTCTGGCAACCAGTTCGGCTGGGTATCGCTAAGGTTCGATGCCAGTGGCAACGAGCGCCTAAGCTACGCGGACATGACCAACGGCGATCTCAAGTTCGCTCACTGGAACGGAGCCAGCTTTAACGTCGAGGCTATAGATGCCATCGGGACGGTGGGGGAGTTCACCTCCATGGCCTCGAGTCCCAACGGTTCAGTGTTCATCTCCTATTATGATCGTACCAATGGCGATCTGAAACTTGCCTACTCCCCGGACCTCTCCAACTGGACCCTCTCTACGGTGGACCAGGTAGGTGATGTCGGGCAATACACATCCTTGAAGCTTGACTCCAATGGACTGCCGCGCATCAGTTATTACGACGCTACGAACGGCGACCTGAAGTATGCCCGCATGATCAGCTGGGGTGTCTGGTCTCTTCGTATCGTTGACGGAGGGACGGCGGATGTGGGCACCTGGACCTCCCTGGTCATTGACACCAATGATAATGCCCGCTTTTCCTACATGGACAACCAAAGCAAGTGCCTGAAGTACGCCTGGCAGATCGGTGACAACATTAAGACGATGGTCATCGACCCCTCGCCCATGACCGGCTATTACGGTTCGATGGTCCTGACCTCATCGAACGAGCTGGCCATAGCGTACGGTGATCGGTCGAACGGATACACCAAATACGCCTCGAATGTCAATGAGGGGAAGCAGTGGGCTCCAACCTTCACCAGCGTACCCGCCGACGGGCGAGAGACCTTACCGTACGAGTACGTTCCATCGTTCAACGAGACGGTGTGGATCGATCACCATGACACCAACGCTCCTTTCCTGACCTGGAACGGCAGTGCCTATCAAGGCACTCCAGGCACTGAGGGCGCAGGCTCTTATTGGATGAACATCATCGCCACCAGCGTTGACGGTGGAATGACCGCCAGCCAAAACTCTACCTTCACCATAGGGGATACCTGGGCGGCAGCGTTCACCAGCATCCCGGCGCAGGGTATGGTGGGCATTGCGTACGAATACCGACCCATCTTCAACGAGAGCGCGATGATCACGGCGCAAAGCACCAACGCTCCTTTCCTGGCATGGAACGGTGGTGCGTACACAGGCACTCCCGGGCTTGAGGAGGGAGGTAATTATTGGCTCAACATCACCGCCACCGCGGTGGCTGGATTATTATCATCCTATCAGAACGCCTCCTTCCTGATCGGGGATGGTTGGGCACCTACCTTTACCAATGCGCCAGGGGACGGGCAGGAGGCCGTTCCCTATGAGCATAGGCCGACGTTCAATGAGACGGTGAGCGTGACCGCCCACAGCACCAACGCTCCTTTCCTGGCTTGGAGCGGTGAGGCCTTCGCAGGCACCCCTGGGACGCAGCATGCCGGCACATATTGGATGAACATCACAGCGGTCAGCTTGAACGGCAAGCGATCCTCCTGGCAGAACTCCACCTTCATCATCGCTCAGGCAACGGCGCCGATGTTCATCAGCATCCCGGAGGTCCAGGGAAGGGAGCTATCGCCATACTCCTACGCTCCTCTCTGTAATGAGATCGTGGCATGGACGGTGGCGACCTCCGCTCCTTTCTTGACCTGGGACGGTTCGATGTATTCCGGTACCCCTAATACTGACCAGGCAGGCACCTATTGGGTGCACATCGGCGCGACCAGCTCCGACGCGAATCTGACGGCCTGGCAGAATTATACTTTGACAATAGCGGACACCTGGCCCCCCTCCTTCACCAACGCACCGATGAACGGGCGGGCGGACCATCCGTATTCCTATGTTCCGACGTTCAACGAAACGGTGAGCATCATCGTCCACAGCACCAACGCTCACTTCCTGACCTGGGGCGGCAGCGGTTACTCCGGCACTCCAGACATTGACGATGAAGGCACTTTCTGGATCGATATCACCGCCACCTCTTTGGCAGGGCTGCTGTCATCACATCAGAACACCACCTTCCTGATCGCGGAGTCATGGGCTCCGGCGTTCACCAACTTCCCGGGCGACGGCTATGAGGCGGTTCCCTATGAGTACGTACCAACGTTCAATGAGGCGACCACCATTACCGCCTACAGTACCAATGCTCCTTTCCTCACCTGGAGCGATGACGGTTACTCCGGCCTACCTGAAATCGGTGAGGCCGGCACCTATTGGATCAACATAACCGCTTCCTCTTCGGCCGGATATCTTTCCGCGTATCAGAACTCCACCTTCAGCATCTTTCCGGCCGATTCCCTGGTCTTCCTGAGCGCTCCTCCTGAAGGGCCTTTCTTCGCCACTCTGAACTATCAGTACGCGGTGGAGGTCAGCCAACCCTGCGATCATGTTCTGGACACCAACGCCACCTTCCTTAGCTTGCTGGAGGGGGTCATCGCCGGTGAACTGAAGGCCGGTAACTACTATGTGCACATACAGGCAATCTCTCTGGCCACCGGGCTCTCCGATTGGCAGAACTACACCTTGCAGGTCATCACTGACCATCAGGCGCCGGTGATAAGCGTCATCGGTCTTTCCAACGGCGCTCGCCTCAACTCCTCCTCCGTGGAGCTGGTCTTGAGCTCTTCAGACGTCGGCGGCTCGGGTGGGGTGAACTACTGGGTCAAGGTCAATGCGGCCCCCTGGACGGAT
Protein-coding regions in this window:
- a CDS encoding carboxypeptidase-like regulatory domain-containing protein produces the protein MSLRGLMVKFGTIGIVLTMVLTLTVPNGNVLADEIWTIENVDISGSAGNGISLTLDPSGNSHISYIDNATDHLTWAWNGGTGWNIATLDQAIGSTSMAFDPNGAAHIAYCNLAYQLYLKSYNLQANKWRPNLAVDTSGNQFGWVSLRFDASGNERLSYADMTNGDLKFAHWNGASFNVEAIDAIGTVGEFTSMASSPNGSVFISYYDRTNGDLKLAYSPDLSNWTLSTVDQVGDVGQYTSLKLDSNGLPRISYYDATNGDLKYARMISWGVWSLRIVDGGTADVGTWTSLVIDTNDNARFSYMDNQSKCLKYAWQIGDNIKTMVIDPSPMTGYYGSMVLTSSNELAIAYGDRSNGYTKYASNVNEGKQWAPTFTSVPADGRETLPYEYVPSFNETVWIDHHDTNAPFLTWNGSAYQGTPGTEGAGSYWMNIIATSVDGGMTASQNSTFTIGDTWAAAFTSIPAQGMVGIAYEYRPIFNESAMITAQSTNAPFLAWNGGAYTGTPGLEEGGNYWLNITATAVAGLLSSYQNASFLIGDGWAPTFTNAPGDGQEAVPYEHRPTFNETVSVTAHSTNAPFLAWSGEAFAGTPGTQHAGTYWMNITAVSLNGKRSSWQNSTFIIAQATAPMFISIPEVQGRELSPYSYAPLCNEIVAWTVATSAPFLTWDGSMYSGTPNTDQAGTYWVHIGATSSDANLTAWQNYTLTIADTWPPSFTNAPMNGRADHPYSYVPTFNETVSIIVHSTNAHFLTWGGSGYSGTPDIDDEGTFWIDITATSLAGLLSSHQNTTFLIAESWAPAFTNFPGDGYEAVPYEYVPTFNEATTITAYSTNAPFLTWSDDGYSGLPEIGEAGTYWINITASSSAGYLSAYQNSTFSIFPADSLVFLSAPPEGPFFATLNYQYAVEVSQPCDHVLDTNATFLSLLEGVIAGELKAGNYYVHIQAISLATGLSDWQNYTLQVITDHQAPVISVIGLSNGARLNSSSVELVLSSSDVGGSGGVNYWVKVNAAPWTDLGHRGRVTLLLGEGSSLVQVKAMDMVGNEAFSNLTLYVDTVTPNVLHHSLVGASVPSDGVLILTFSEPMDQENVMVTVDGMLVVLHWESNTALYAPPGGWLEGSDHEVRVNGMDLSGNHLPGLTWSFRIGMIMFWVNGTVLDGFGDPVANAKLIIDGSVVATTDLFGNFSFLIAPGTYRVTVSGEGLVNRTVEMVAMENDPQGLELSMAWVRGELPWTIWLPLPFFLLQVVLVVLYKRRHP
- the thrC gene encoding threonine synthase, with amino-acid sequence MLLLGDHLGRRMQAGGMMKYTVKCWECGKEIENHFLDACPSCNGSLTIDMDLSHLEGTSPRDLRSLPISVWRYAKFMPIRSEPITLQEGGTPLYDCEKLAEEYGLRKLHVKFEGANPTGSFKDRGMTVGVTRALELGCKVVGCASTGNTSASLAAYAAKAGLKCVVLLPSGKVALGKLAQAMFFGAKVVTVDGNFDDALRVVKELAHSGDLYMLNSVNPFRPEGQKSLAFEIIDQLDFKMPDRIVYPVGNAANIWAAYKALKEWQQLGWIDELPMLTGVQAGGSAPLVMSFAHGQEDFRPVKDPETIATAIRIGNPASGRKALKAVYDTGGVMTAVSDREIIEAQFLLGRMEGVGVEPASAASLAGVKKLMDEGKISRKEKVVCVCTGHVLKDPDAVIANCGKVLKASATAEDVRRVIKG
- the cgi121 gene encoding KEOPS complex subunit Cgi121 produces the protein MSCGFAGALVEKGGCDPLLKRASDLSEEVVLMDADRVCGIDHLISAVIHARRAFDRGSNASNTLGMEVILYASGERQISKAKKKMGLHQGTERVALVLLGPPDADIDDVLEKLELRRDDSLLDCTLEKGAAFGLDENEVHTLGEGFLQELILEKVAFVDLLKR
- a CDS encoding homoserine kinase, which produces MALDRVAVRAPSTIANVGPGFDVFGIALNDPYDVIEVRRTSEPGVHVESITGTGSYAVTLDNTKNTAAVAASKVLNIAEADFGILMKINKGIRPASGMGSSGASAAGGAYAANMLLDVPLVMNRLICCASFGEEASSGSRHADNAAPALMGGFTIIRSYEPMDVIRIEPPKNLGIVASLPEFAVPTREARMRVPINVPMSDVIHQVGHASTLVAGMAMGDLDMIARSIKDVIVEPARAPLVPFLKEAERTAVEAGAFASFLGGSGPCIAAFYDMEKADGMEIADAMQRFYEGHGVECFCWVTTWGEGCRLVE